The following are from one region of the Etheostoma spectabile isolate EspeVRDwgs_2016 chromosome 17, UIUC_Espe_1.0, whole genome shotgun sequence genome:
- the pdzd7a gene encoding PDZ domain-containing protein 7a isoform X1: MARSSSPSGWREMTNGGGNPHFNHGGQTGGSHSTTRYMLKKQHRHRHRSSSPMGRVILINSPVDGGDDSEDIHTVTVEKSPDGRLGFSVRGGSEHGLGIFVSKVEDDSSAAQAGLTMGDKLVEVNGVSLESITISSAVKVLTGNNRLRMVVRRVGKIPGIRYSKEKTTWVDLIHRRMVVEESGRTPSEASSDSALRRIVHLFTTSDDYCLGFNIRGGKEFGLGIYVSKLDPGGLAEQHGIKMGDQILAANGISFDDITHSNAVEVLKSHTHVMLTIREAGRYPAYKEMVAEYGWLDRLANGGLTSSSQGSDSNSSASSLSSSTPVSSLSGLSQVLFPPIFGSGMVDVAISTEDRSQRRNSAEQTADTAIQTDHHPPYYLDHTSTNGLYPDRVVSTETSRTVGATVLLKDTLIRGKGEGPREIIGAGEGGWGRTRTSSGEQEVVKPSPKMAALMALSRPRKPIRRSQSHILVSEKRQKKQRQQKENNSREGKTSLQRSKTFVNLFFKKDLKEKSPSKSLSHNADKDKERGNPFQLLTSPRESRAGVKDSSPLPRPENLMHVEDMAKKLLSYDEVAAVMRHCRRFLSDNVIEDLVRPLLAILDRPEKLLLLREIRMLIPTTELGRFDSMVVPFELEAYDILKSRSVRSPALRSPRSGTPRRHLITPIPDYRGGFHLQPVQDTLRERQLIDELERLRLSSQQSGHLPPSRAFTPLLDVPLDNYASSTLRSRSLSPSPIHSFLLTEPSHSTQRGRQTHHSPNRRENRASQYDDVSLLSVSDRGDVGPERGRSPVRSGHGRARREVSPDSIDDRMSRQEGYTEVSVQVPSQLQRRTPLADVFEPERDKSPSTGRESTPPLNGHSQNGHGVKRRATLPPTEYEINTLTISKAKQSLGISISGGIESRVQPMIKIEKIFPGGAASTNEALKAGYELLSVDGESLQGVSHQHAVNVIRRVFSNKAKEPMVFVVKVPTVPNTPTSPRTPAD, from the exons ATGGCTCGCTCCTCTAGTCCCTCTGGCTGGAGGGAGATGACAAATGGAGGGGGGAACCCCCActtcaaccatggaggccaaACCGGGGGTTCCCACAGCACCACGCGCTACATGCTAAAGAAACAACACCGCCACAGACATAGATCCTCCTCACCCATGGGCAGGGTCATTCTCATTAACTCACCTGTTGATG GAGGGGATGACAGTGAAGACATTCACACAGTGACAGTAGAGAAGAGTCCAGATGGGCGTCTGGGTTTCAGTGTCCGCGGGGGCTCTGAACATGGACTCGGCATATTTGTCAGCAAGGTGGAGGATGACAGCTCTGCAG CGCAGGCTGGGCTGACTATGGGCGATAAGCTGGTGGAAGTGAACGGTGTCAGCCTGGAGAGCATCACCATAAGCAGCGCTGTGAAGGTCCTGACGGGGAACAACAGGCTGAggatggtggtgagacgggtGGGCAAGATCCCCGGCATCCGCTACTCCAAGGAGAAGACCACATG GGTGGATCTGATTCACCGGCGGATGGTGGTGGAGGAGAGCGGTCGCACACCGTCAGAGGCCAGTTCAGACAGTGCTCTCCGCAGGATCGTACATCTCTTCACCACATCAGATGACTACTGTCTGGGCTTCAACATCAGAGGAGGCAAAGAGTTTGGACTGGGAATTTATGTTTCTAA GTTGGACCCGGGTGGGCTTGCCGAACAGCATGGCATCAAAATGGGCGATCAAATCCTTGCAGCCAACGGGATCAGCTTTGATGACATCACCCATAGTAATGCAGTCGAGGTCCTGAAGAGCCACACCCATGTCATGTTGACCATCAGG GAAGCTGGGCGATACCCTGCATACAAGGAAATGGTGGCTGAATACGGCTGGCTCGACAGAC TGGCCAATGGGGGCCTGACATCATCTTCCCAGGGTTCAGACTCCAACTCCTCTGCCTCCTCGTTGTCCTCCAGCACCCCTGTCAGCTCCCTCAGTGGTCTCTCCCAGGTCCTTTTCCCACCTATCTTTGGCTCTGGGATGGTAGACGTCGCCATCTCCACAGAGGACCGCTCCCAACGTCGAAACAGCGCCGAACAAACTGCTGACACCGCCATACAGACCGACCACCACCCTCCATACTACTTGGACCACACCTCCACTAATGGGTTGTACCCAGACAGGGTGGTTTCCACAGAAACCAGCCGGACTGTAGGTGCCACAGTGCTGCTGAAGGACACACTCATACGTGGGAAAGGGGAAGGACCGAGGGAGATAATAGGAGCTGGGGAAGGAGGGTGGGGACGGACGAGGACGTCATCTGGGGAACAGGAAGTAGTGAAACCCTCACCCAAGATGGCAGCACTAATGGCCCTGAGCAGACCACGGAAGCCAATCAGACGTTCTCAGAGCCACATCCTGGTGTCAG agaaaagacaaaagaagcAGAGGCAACAGAAGGAAAACAACTCTCGAGAGGGTAAAACCAGCCTGCAGCGATCTAAAACCTTTGTCAACCTGTTCTTTAAGAAAGACCTTAAAGAAAAGAGCCCATCCAAGTCATTGTCTCACAATGCAGACAAAG ATAAGGAGCGGGGCAATCCCTTCCAGCTCTTGACCTCCCCGAGGGAATCCCGTGCTGGGGTTAAAGATAGCAGCCCGCTGCCCCGACCAGAGAACCTGATGCATGTGGAGGACATGGCAAAGAAACTGCTCAGCTATGATGAGGTGGCTGCTGTAATGAGACACTGTCGGCGG TTTTTGTCTGACAATGTAATTGAGGATTTAGTGCGTCCCCTTTTGGCCATCTTGGACAGGCCAGAGAAACTGCTACTTCTCAGAGAAATAAG AATGCTAATTCCCACTACGGAGTTGGGTCGGTTTGACAGCATGGTCGTGCCCTTTGAGCTGGAGGCGTACGATATTCTCAAGAGTCGCTCTG TGCGTTCTCCAGCTCTGCGCTCCCCCCGCAGTGGAACCCCTCGACGTCACCTCATCACCCCAATCCCAG ACTACAGGGGTGGGTTCCACCTCCAGCCAGTCCAGGACACACTGCGGGAGCGTCAGTTGATTGATGAGTTGGAGAGATTACGTTTGTCCAGCCAACAGTCAGGCCATCTGCCTCCATCCCGTGCCTTCACCCCTCTGCTGGATGTACCTCTGGACAACTATGCCTCCTCTACTTTGCGATCCCGCTCACTGAGCCCCTCACCCATTCACAGCTTCCTCCTCACAGAACCATCACACAGCACCCAACGTGGCCGTCAAACCCATCACTCCCCAAACAGAAGAGAGAACAGAGCCTCGCAGTATGACGATGTCTCCTTGTTGTCAGTGTCTGACCGAGGAGATGTGGGTCCTGAACGAGGGAGGTCACCTGTGAGGAGCGGCCATGGGAGAGCAAGGAGGGAGGTGAGTCCTGACAGCATAGATGACAGGATGAGCAGACAGGAGGGCTACACAGAGGTCAGCGTACAGGTTCCTTCACAGCTGCAAAGGAGAACCCCTCTGGCTGATGTGTTTGAGCCTGAGAGAGACAAGAGTCCATCCACAGGCAGAGAGAGCACTCCGCCGCTAAATGGACATTCACAAAATGGTCACGGTGTAAAAAGAAGAGCAACTTTGCCCCCTACGGAGTATGAAATTAACACTTTGACCATCTCTAAAGCCAAGCAGTCATTGG GTATTAGTATCTCTGGTGGTATAGAGTCTAGAGTCCAGCCCATGATAAAGATTGAGAAAATCTTCCCAGGAGGAGCTGCATCTACAAATGAGGCTCTGAAG gcAGGGTATGAGCTGTTGTCCGTGGACGGCGAGAGTCTGCAGGGAGTATCTCATCAACACGCGGTGAATGTTATTCGCCGAGTGTTCAGCAACAAGGCTAAAGAACCAATGGTTTTTGTGGTCAAGGTTCCCACGGTCCCTAACACCCCTACAAGCCCCAGGACACCAGCAGACTAA
- the pdzd7a gene encoding PDZ domain-containing protein 7a isoform X2 has product MGVWVSVSAGALNMDSAYLSARWRMTALQAGLTMGDKLVEVNGVSLESITISSAVKVLTGNNRLRMVVRRVGKIPGIRYSKEKTTWVDLIHRRMVVEESGRTPSEASSDSALRRIVHLFTTSDDYCLGFNIRGGKEFGLGIYVSKLDPGGLAEQHGIKMGDQILAANGISFDDITHSNAVEVLKSHTHVMLTIREAGRYPAYKEMVAEYGWLDRLANGGLTSSSQGSDSNSSASSLSSSTPVSSLSGLSQVLFPPIFGSGMVDVAISTEDRSQRRNSAEQTADTAIQTDHHPPYYLDHTSTNGLYPDRVVSTETSRTVGATVLLKDTLIRGKGEGPREIIGAGEGGWGRTRTSSGEQEVVKPSPKMAALMALSRPRKPIRRSQSHILVSEKRQKKQRQQKENNSREGKTSLQRSKTFVNLFFKKDLKEKSPSKSLSHNADKDKERGNPFQLLTSPRESRAGVKDSSPLPRPENLMHVEDMAKKLLSYDEVAAVMRHCRRFLSDNVIEDLVRPLLAILDRPEKLLLLREIRMLIPTTELGRFDSMVVPFELEAYDILKSRSVRSPALRSPRSGTPRRHLITPIPDYRGGFHLQPVQDTLRERQLIDELERLRLSSQQSGHLPPSRAFTPLLDVPLDNYASSTLRSRSLSPSPIHSFLLTEPSHSTQRGRQTHHSPNRRENRASQYDDVSLLSVSDRGDVGPERGRSPVRSGHGRARREVSPDSIDDRMSRQEGYTEVSVQVPSQLQRRTPLADVFEPERDKSPSTGRESTPPLNGHSQNGHGVKRRATLPPTEYEINTLTISKAKQSLGISISGGIESRVQPMIKIEKIFPGGAASTNEALKAGYELLSVDGESLQGVSHQHAVNVIRRVFSNKAKEPMVFVVKVPTVPNTPTSPRTPAD; this is encoded by the exons ATGGGCGTCTGGGTTTCAGTGTCCGCGGGGGCTCTGAACATGGACTCGGCATATTTGTCAGCAAGGTGGAGGATGACAGCTCTGCAG GCTGGGCTGACTATGGGCGATAAGCTGGTGGAAGTGAACGGTGTCAGCCTGGAGAGCATCACCATAAGCAGCGCTGTGAAGGTCCTGACGGGGAACAACAGGCTGAggatggtggtgagacgggtGGGCAAGATCCCCGGCATCCGCTACTCCAAGGAGAAGACCACATG GGTGGATCTGATTCACCGGCGGATGGTGGTGGAGGAGAGCGGTCGCACACCGTCAGAGGCCAGTTCAGACAGTGCTCTCCGCAGGATCGTACATCTCTTCACCACATCAGATGACTACTGTCTGGGCTTCAACATCAGAGGAGGCAAAGAGTTTGGACTGGGAATTTATGTTTCTAA GTTGGACCCGGGTGGGCTTGCCGAACAGCATGGCATCAAAATGGGCGATCAAATCCTTGCAGCCAACGGGATCAGCTTTGATGACATCACCCATAGTAATGCAGTCGAGGTCCTGAAGAGCCACACCCATGTCATGTTGACCATCAGG GAAGCTGGGCGATACCCTGCATACAAGGAAATGGTGGCTGAATACGGCTGGCTCGACAGAC TGGCCAATGGGGGCCTGACATCATCTTCCCAGGGTTCAGACTCCAACTCCTCTGCCTCCTCGTTGTCCTCCAGCACCCCTGTCAGCTCCCTCAGTGGTCTCTCCCAGGTCCTTTTCCCACCTATCTTTGGCTCTGGGATGGTAGACGTCGCCATCTCCACAGAGGACCGCTCCCAACGTCGAAACAGCGCCGAACAAACTGCTGACACCGCCATACAGACCGACCACCACCCTCCATACTACTTGGACCACACCTCCACTAATGGGTTGTACCCAGACAGGGTGGTTTCCACAGAAACCAGCCGGACTGTAGGTGCCACAGTGCTGCTGAAGGACACACTCATACGTGGGAAAGGGGAAGGACCGAGGGAGATAATAGGAGCTGGGGAAGGAGGGTGGGGACGGACGAGGACGTCATCTGGGGAACAGGAAGTAGTGAAACCCTCACCCAAGATGGCAGCACTAATGGCCCTGAGCAGACCACGGAAGCCAATCAGACGTTCTCAGAGCCACATCCTGGTGTCAG agaaaagacaaaagaagcAGAGGCAACAGAAGGAAAACAACTCTCGAGAGGGTAAAACCAGCCTGCAGCGATCTAAAACCTTTGTCAACCTGTTCTTTAAGAAAGACCTTAAAGAAAAGAGCCCATCCAAGTCATTGTCTCACAATGCAGACAAAG ATAAGGAGCGGGGCAATCCCTTCCAGCTCTTGACCTCCCCGAGGGAATCCCGTGCTGGGGTTAAAGATAGCAGCCCGCTGCCCCGACCAGAGAACCTGATGCATGTGGAGGACATGGCAAAGAAACTGCTCAGCTATGATGAGGTGGCTGCTGTAATGAGACACTGTCGGCGG TTTTTGTCTGACAATGTAATTGAGGATTTAGTGCGTCCCCTTTTGGCCATCTTGGACAGGCCAGAGAAACTGCTACTTCTCAGAGAAATAAG AATGCTAATTCCCACTACGGAGTTGGGTCGGTTTGACAGCATGGTCGTGCCCTTTGAGCTGGAGGCGTACGATATTCTCAAGAGTCGCTCTG TGCGTTCTCCAGCTCTGCGCTCCCCCCGCAGTGGAACCCCTCGACGTCACCTCATCACCCCAATCCCAG ACTACAGGGGTGGGTTCCACCTCCAGCCAGTCCAGGACACACTGCGGGAGCGTCAGTTGATTGATGAGTTGGAGAGATTACGTTTGTCCAGCCAACAGTCAGGCCATCTGCCTCCATCCCGTGCCTTCACCCCTCTGCTGGATGTACCTCTGGACAACTATGCCTCCTCTACTTTGCGATCCCGCTCACTGAGCCCCTCACCCATTCACAGCTTCCTCCTCACAGAACCATCACACAGCACCCAACGTGGCCGTCAAACCCATCACTCCCCAAACAGAAGAGAGAACAGAGCCTCGCAGTATGACGATGTCTCCTTGTTGTCAGTGTCTGACCGAGGAGATGTGGGTCCTGAACGAGGGAGGTCACCTGTGAGGAGCGGCCATGGGAGAGCAAGGAGGGAGGTGAGTCCTGACAGCATAGATGACAGGATGAGCAGACAGGAGGGCTACACAGAGGTCAGCGTACAGGTTCCTTCACAGCTGCAAAGGAGAACCCCTCTGGCTGATGTGTTTGAGCCTGAGAGAGACAAGAGTCCATCCACAGGCAGAGAGAGCACTCCGCCGCTAAATGGACATTCACAAAATGGTCACGGTGTAAAAAGAAGAGCAACTTTGCCCCCTACGGAGTATGAAATTAACACTTTGACCATCTCTAAAGCCAAGCAGTCATTGG GTATTAGTATCTCTGGTGGTATAGAGTCTAGAGTCCAGCCCATGATAAAGATTGAGAAAATCTTCCCAGGAGGAGCTGCATCTACAAATGAGGCTCTGAAG gcAGGGTATGAGCTGTTGTCCGTGGACGGCGAGAGTCTGCAGGGAGTATCTCATCAACACGCGGTGAATGTTATTCGCCGAGTGTTCAGCAACAAGGCTAAAGAACCAATGGTTTTTGTGGTCAAGGTTCCCACGGTCCCTAACACCCCTACAAGCCCCAGGACACCAGCAGACTAA